CTGCTTGGGCACAAAGGACCACTTCATGCCGGTCGGGAAGCCTGCGCCTCCGCGGCCGCGCAGGCCGGAGGCCTTCATCTCGGCAATGATCCAGTCGGAACCCTTCTCCAGGGCCTTGCGCGCAGACTGATAACCTTCAAGCTCCAGATATTTATCGATAGCAGTCGCGCCTTTGCCAAACCGCATGGAAAGGAGGGGGACTACATCGGGATGGGAAACGAGATTCGCCATGATTCTTTCCTGTCTGGGATGCCTAGCTTCGTTTGTCCTGCTGGGCACTGGCGCGATACTTCTCCAGGATCTTATCCAGCTCTTCGGGGGTCAGGTTTTCGTAGTAGTCGTAGTTGATCTGGGCGGCAGGGCCCCAGCTGCAGGCGCCGATGCACTCTACCTCTTCCAGTGAGAACACACCGTCCGGCGTTGTTTCCTTGTTCTCGACGCCGAGCGTCTTCTTGCAGTGGCTGAAGAGTTCTTTGCCGCCGCGCAGCATGCAACTGATGTTGGTACACACCTGCACGTGGTATTTACCCGCCGGCTTGGTGCGCAGCAGGGAGTAGTAGCTGATGACGCTGCGGGTATCGAGTTCGCTGATGCCGATGCGCTGCGCAACCTCGGCGATTACCTCGTCGGAGAGATAGCCCTTCTCATCCTGCGCATAGAGCAGCATAGGGATGAGCGCGGAGCGACGATGCGGATAGAGGGTGACCAGCCTGTCGAAACGAGCGGCTAACTCCGGTGAAAAAATGGTGTTCTCCTGAACGCTCATTGCATGATCTCCCTTGCCAACCGTTCTGCCACTGCGTCCATCTCCTCTTCGCCTTCGTTCATCGCCACGTGACCGTTCAATCGCAGATGGAAGCTGGCGCCACTTCCATCCTCGCGCTGCCAGGAGGCTTCACTCTCATGATGCGTGATTTCGAGCCAGCGATTCTGGCCGCGAAGCACGATGCATTCGGAGGTGACTTCCACCGTCGGCAGGGCAGCGTGGCTCAATCCGTGAGCCGCGGAATAGCTGCGCAACAGAGATGCGAAGGATGTCCACAACTCTGCATAGGTAGCGCTCGCATTGGGGGCAACAGCCGTCACCGGTCAATCTCTCCCAGCACAATATCAATCGATCCGATCGCTGCGACCACATCCGCAATCATTCTTCCCTTGCACATTGTCTCCAGAGCCTGGAGGCTGGCGTAGGTAGGATTGCGCATGTGAACACGGTACGGCTTCGACGATCCGTCACTGACCACGTAGTAGCCCATCGCGCCGCGCGGAGACTCGATCGACTGATAGACCTCTCCAGCAGGAACAGAGAAGCCTTCGGTGACGATCTTGAAGTGGTAGATGAGCGCCTCCATCTGCGTCTTCATCTTTTCGCGCTCCGGCAGGACAACCTTGGGCGCGTCTGCCTTGATAGGGCCATCGGGCATGCCGTCGAGCGCCTGCTGGCAGATCTTGACGGATTCGCGCATCTCCTGCAGGCGTACGAGATAGCGCGCCCACACATCGCAATCGGTAGAGGTGGGTACCTTGAACTGAAACTTCTCATAGCTGGAGTAGGGCTTGTCGCGGCGCAGATCCCAATCCACGCCACTGGCACGCAACGGCGGCCCGGTAACGCCCAGAGAAACTGCATCCGCAGCGCTGAGATAGCCGACGCCCTTCAGCCGGTTATAGAAGATGGGATTGCCGGTAAGCAGATTGGAATACTCATCAATCTTCTCCGGCATGATGTTCAGAATCGCCTGGACCCGGCTATAGAAATCCAGCGGAGGTTCAAGCGCCAGACCGCCGATGCGGAAGTACGACGTCATCATCCGCTGGCCGGAGACCATCTCGAAAATCTTGAGAATCTCTTCGCGCTCGCGGAAGGTGTAGAGAAATACGGTCAGCGCGCCGATGTCCATGGCATGCGTGCCCAGCCAAACCAGGTGCGAGGCCAGGCGGGTCAATTCGTTGAGCAGGACTCGCGTCCACTGCGCACGCGGAGGAATCTCAATCTGCAGCAATTTCTCGACCGCAAGGCAATAGCAGAGGTTGTTCGCCATCGGACTGAGATAGTCGATGCGGTCGGTGAGCGGAACAACCTGCTGATAGAACTTGGCTTCGCAGGTCTTCTCGATGCCGGTGTGCAGGTAGCCGATGTCAGGAACAAGGCGCTTGACGATTTCGCCGTCGATCTCCAGCCCGAGGCGCAAAACGCCGTGGGTAGAGGGATGCTGCGGTCCCATATTCAGGACCATGGTGCGATCCTTGGACGGATCCTCCGGGCGGCTTTCGATGATAGGAACTGTGAGGTATTCAGACATCAGCGATAGCCCTCCACCGGGTAGTCTTTACGCAGAGGATGACCTTCCCAGTCATCCGGCATCATGATGCGCCGCAGATTCGGATGGCCGTTAAATCGTACTCCAAAAAGATCAAAAACTTCCCGCTCATAAAAATTTGCGGAGGGCCATACCGGGGTGATGCTGTCCACCGATGGATCGACGCTGTCGAGGACGACGCGAAGCCGCAGACGCTCCTTCAGGGGAAGGGACCAGATGTGGTACGTAACGTGAAAACGGGGCTCGGTGGGATACCAGTCCACGCAGGTTACATCTTCGAGGAAGTTGTATCCAGCAGACTGTACAGTGCGGCAAGCCTCGCGAATGTCATCGGGGGCGATCGTCACCATGAGTTCGTCGAAGGCAAATTTTGCATCGGCAACGGCTGCGTCCTTCCAGTTACGCAGGGCAGCGATTGCCGGATGATCCGTCATCGAGGAAAAAACTGCTTCCTTGTTCATCAGAGGGGTTGTCATGTCTTACAGGTCCGCCTTGTCTGAAGCCCAGTCCAGAATGCCCTTTTTGATGATGTAGAACATGCCGACCAGAACGAAACCCAGATATACGAGCATCTCCCAGAAACCGAAGAGCCGCGAGCCTGTCAGTTGTGGCAAATGTTTGTAAATGACCGCCCACGGAACCATGAACACCGCTTCTACATCGAAGAGGATGAAAAGCATGGCAACCATGTAGAACCGGACGGAGAAGCGTCCGCGTGCGTCACCCTGGGCCACCATTCCGCACTCGTAGGCCTCCAGTTTGACTCGCGAACTCCGATGTCTGCCGATGAACCATGAAGCAAAGACCATGCCTCCGCCGATGGCAACGGCAGCCAATGCTTGCATCATGAGGGGCAGGTAGTTCCAGAAATAGGGATTACGCATTTGGCATCGACTCGCGATCTTCAGGATCGATTTGTGGAACGAGGTTCGTTTTGCGGAACGAGGTTCGCTCTCTTGACTTTAGGTTTTCGTGGGGCTGTAGTCAAGCAACGTTGTGAGGCGACAGCGTTGGTCACACACGCAAATTAGCCGGTTGCATCTGATGTTGCACCGCGAGTGTTGTATCGCGAGGTACTTAGAAAAACAGAGTCAGGCGAGATGTGTTCTGCCTGACTCTGGCGATAGATAAAACCTTGCCGAATTCGAATGGTCTTCGGCGCGGCATTTTTATCCGCAAGTTACACGATGTTCTTTCCACGCGGCCGGTTCCTGAAGAGATGGCCACTGCGGAGTTGATCCTCTCAGGGCAGGAAGGATTCAGTCAGCGCCGGACAGCATGGCCTGCATTTCCTCGCTGCGAGGGGAGCAGCTTGCACCTCGGCCGCAACCGCCGCCGCATGCATCGCCCATTGCATCCGGGTTGAACCCGCCAGCGTGGCGCATCATTTCGCGTAGTGCCATGTCTGAGACTTCGTGCATTTTGACTTCCTGAGCCAACATTTGGACTTCTCCTTTTGGTTGAACCTTTACTACTTTTTTCAGCTCACGGTTTAAGATGAGCCGCTAGCTGCAAGACACACTCTTCGGCAATGGCGCGCTGAATGGGGGCAAATACCGGCTCGCTCATGTTTCCGGCGACGATTGCTTCCCCTGCGATACACCCCTCGCACAAGCACGTATACCAGGCCTGGGGCCGGGCTTGAAACTCGTCAAAATACTGTCGCAGAACACGTGCGGAGTCGGGCCCCGGAAAGCTTCCGTCCAGCAGATTCCCCATGCAGTAACCAGGATCACCCGCCAGCATAAAGCAGGGATAGACAGAGCCATCCGTGGCGACGGTGATCTGCGTGAAGAAGGCAGGGCAGTAGGTCTGCGCTGGGGTTCGTGTCGCCAGATGCTCAGCTACCTGGTAGGCAAACTGCAGGATCGGTCCTTCTCCCCGCGTCATATTCTGAATCGAGACCCGTGCCGCCGCGCGATAGTCCTCGGCCAGACTGGCGAGTTCGACATATTCGGACCCGAACATGCGAAGCTTGGCAGGGCGGGGAAGAAACGCCGGAGAGATGTGCAAAATTTTGCGGTCCGTGTGCTTGTAGAAGAAATCCATCAGGTCGACGATGGAGATCCCGTTGCGCTGGTGATACGCGTTGTACGTGCACTCGATCTCAAACGGAATTGCGTGATCGCGGAAGCGTTGCAGCGAATCTGCAAGCAACTCGTAGCTGGAGGCTCCGGAGAGCATGGGGCGGCAATGATCGTGGATCTCGCGAGATCCATCCCAGCTCACTGTCAAAGAAATCTTCCAGCGGTGGAGGACATCGAGGACCTCCGGGCTGGACCAGGTGCCATTGGTGGTCAGGGCAAGGCGCGGCATGTGGGGTAAGCGCCCTTCGGCGACCGCCGCCAGCAGAAAAGAGCATGCTGTCTCGATCGCGTCCAGATTCATCAGGGGTTCACCCCCGAAGAAGTGGATCACCGTGATCTCGCCGTAAAGATCGAGGACCCTCTGCAGTACATCCTCCACCTGCTGCGGAGACATGAGGTTCTCCTCCGCGTTATAACGCCCCTGATCGGCATAGCAGTAGCTGCAGGCAAGGTTGCACATATTGCTGATGTTGAGCGTCAGACGCCCAAGGTGCGGCTTGCCGGAGATGGGCTGCTGCGTGTGATCCGGATAGAGAATGGGGAACATCGCTTCGCGGTGGGCGAGCGGGTACTCCTGCGGTGAGCCGGCCCGCCTATAGACCGCAGCAAACTTCTCTTCCGCCATTCTGGCCACTGACTCCAACGGAAGGGCTGGAGATGCGTCAAGCGAAAAGAGGCGCATTTCTGAGGGGATAAAGTATGCGCATCGCGAGCCATCGCGTAGGACGATACGGCCATCGCGTTCGATTGCTTCCACCTCTCTACCCCTTTCCAGTGTCACAAGACTGCCCGGCAGCGTTGGCGAAGACTCCGCTTACACTTCGGCCACCTGTACTGGGATATCAGAGCGGGGGGCCTGCCTGCTGTGAGCGCCATCACTTCGTTCCCGTATCGGAACCATCATCATCATCGAGTTCCGAAACGATCGCCGGTCCTGAAGCTTCGTCCCTTTTCTAAAGCTGGGGAGGGGTGCCGCCGATACAGTGTTTACGGGAGACGACTGCGATGGCGAGCTATGTAGTGGATACAGTTGAGTCAAAGGAACCGGGAACGATCGCCGGGGCTGATTCCGCGGTGCACGCGAGTGCGGTGAAAGTATTTCCGGGTGCGGCTGAAGCTGTGCCCGAGAAGCTGCCTGCGGGATTTACCGGAATCGGGACCGGAGTGGCTGCTGTTCGCGGACGGCGGCGGATTCCCCCGGTCGCCGGGCATGCGCTCGAGAAACTCGGGCACGCCATCGAGTATCTGACCGACGAGTATGTCCATGAGGGGTGCGCGGAGGGATTCACAGGCCCGCAGCTCGCCGCGATTCAACTGCTGATGGCTTTGAATCGCGAAGTCTACTACGAGTGCCCTGTTATTCCGCCATTGTGGGTTCGTATCCGCGAGTTTCTGCGTCGCGCCATCGGGGATTAAGCTGAATCGCCCCGCAGCGAAGCATCTGCGGAGGTGTGGATTGCGTGGACCGCAGCGCATCGCATTGGTCAGCAAGGCGATGCGGACACCGTGGGAGCTCGCCTGCCAGATATCCCCACCCCGGTGATACTCTGAAGTTGCAATGACCTTTACCATCAATGGACAAGAGCGCGACTTCCCAGCCCTGGGGGCCGGAGCAACCCTGGACACTTTGATCGAAGCCCTGGCGCTAAAGAGTGACCGAATCGCAGTGGAACACAACGGCACGATTGTGCGCCGTCCCGAGTGGTCTGGCACGCCGGTTGCTTCCGGCGACAAACTGGAGATTGTTCACTTTGTTGGTGGTGGAAGCCGCTAGGGTGTGCCTTTACGCCTTGCCAGCACGCAATTCCTCAGCAAAGATTCAAGTTCCGTGTCACTGCGATGAGTTTGCGGTAGAGGCACGCACGGTATAGTCACGAGAGATGAATTCGAAGCATCATTCGCCTGCGTCATTCCGTCGAGTCCCGTTCCCTCCCATCCAATGGGCTGCGCTCTTCGTGCTTCTGCTTCCTCTCGCTGTACTGGCGCAGACCGCGGCACGCAACTCCGGCGACGACGGCAAGCCGACCTTCGTGATTTCGAACATCGCGCCTGGCGCGGACCTGAAGATTGTGGCGTATGGCGATATGCGGTTTACCAATCCCAGGAACGAGGTGGATACCAGTCCGCGCGTGCGCAAGTGGCTGGCGGAGAAGGTAGGGGCAGAGAAGCCGGATCTGCTGTTTCTTTCCGGGGATATGCCATTCTGGGGGAGCAACTCCGACGATTGGGACGTCTATCGCGAGGAGACGAAATCCTGGCCGGAGAATCACGTGCGGGTGTATCCCACCCTGGGCAACCATGAGCTGACGGGAGATGTCCACCAGGCGCTCAGGAACTATTTCAGCGCGTATCCGCAGATCGAGGGGCATCGCTACTACTCGGTCTTAGCTGGGAGTGTGGAGCTGATCGCTCTTGATTCCTTGCAGAAGATAGACCCCGAAAGCCCGCAGTTTGCATGGCTCGACGCGCAGTTGGCGCACATTCCTCCACAGGTGGACTTTGTATTTTTTCTGCTGCATATGCCGTTGATGGCAGATGTGCAGTCGCAGGTGGTCGCCAATCTTCCGGCGCCTGAGATGTGGGAGTTGCGTACCTATCTCGAGCAGAAGGCAGCTCTGTCGCGGGCGCGTTTTCTGGTGGTCAACGGCCACATCCACAATTACGAACGCTTCCAGCACGGCGGCGTCACCTATCTCGTGAGCGGCGGCGGTGGGGCGAAACCATACCCGGTGATGGTACGCGGCCCACAGGATTTGTATCAGGACACGGCCTTCCCAAACTTCCACTACATCCTGCTGACGCTCCGCGGAAAGCGGATGGAGGCGACCATGTATCGCGTGGCCGACCCCAAGGCAGAGACGTTCAAGCTGGAGGACAAGGACCATTTCGAGTTGGTAGCAAGATAGTGTCCGGTTTGCGGCAGGAGATCAGGCGTCCGTCTTTGCACGGAAGCGAAACGCCACCCCCAGCATAGCGAGAAAGAGAACGAGCGCCGGTATGCCAAGGACGGGAATCGCTACGCGGAGGCTTCTGCGAACCTGTGGGGCGCTTCCAGCAGCGGTGTCGCGGCACATGCTGCATCCCTGGGCGTGCACGGGCACGGGCACAGCGAGAACGGCGGCAAGCAGCAACGTCAGGATGCCGGACGCCGCTCTACGTGCCCTGAGGCGATTCACCGAAGAACTCATTGGGCGGAGACGAGGAGCGCGAACAGGAAGAGCCAGAAGACCCCCATACAGTGCCAATACCATGCCGTGCAGTCAACGACGATCTGCCGGTATTCGACGCGGCGAAGGAAGGAAAGCGATAGGAGCGCAGCAACCAGAGCGGCGATTCCGATGACCAGGTGGGCTCCATGAAAACCTGTAATCAGGTAAAAGAAGTAGCGTGCCGGGTCCGAGGCAAGGAGAAGTTTGTCGGTCCACATCTGCTGCCACGCGATCCACTGACCCGCCAGAAAAGCGACGCCAAGCAGGGTAGTCGCAGCCAGCCAGGGAGTGGCGCGGCGCAACGCAGGGTGTCCCATCCCCAGCCACTCCTCGATCACATCGATTTCGCGGAAGAGTTGCCTGCGAGCCATCTCCATGGTGAAGCTGCTCAGGACCAGAACAGCCGTATTGAGCC
This sequence is a window from Acidisarcina sp.. Protein-coding genes within it:
- a CDS encoding NAD(P)H-dependent oxidoreductase subunit E — protein: MSVQENTIFSPELAARFDRLVTLYPHRRSALIPMLLYAQDEKGYLSDEVIAEVAQRIGISELDTRSVISYYSLLRTKPAGKYHVQVCTNISCMLRGGKELFSHCKKTLGVENKETTPDGVFSLEEVECIGACSWGPAAQINYDYYENLTPEELDKILEKYRASAQQDKRS
- the nuoD gene encoding NADH dehydrogenase (quinone) subunit D, whose protein sequence is MSEYLTVPIIESRPEDPSKDRTMVLNMGPQHPSTHGVLRLGLEIDGEIVKRLVPDIGYLHTGIEKTCEAKFYQQVVPLTDRIDYLSPMANNLCYCLAVEKLLQIEIPPRAQWTRVLLNELTRLASHLVWLGTHAMDIGALTVFLYTFREREEILKIFEMVSGQRMMTSYFRIGGLALEPPLDFYSRVQAILNIMPEKIDEYSNLLTGNPIFYNRLKGVGYLSAADAVSLGVTGPPLRASGVDWDLRRDKPYSSYEKFQFKVPTSTDCDVWARYLVRLQEMRESVKICQQALDGMPDGPIKADAPKVVLPEREKMKTQMEALIYHFKIVTEGFSVPAGEVYQSIESPRGAMGYYVVSDGSSKPYRVHMRNPTYASLQALETMCKGRMIADVVAAIGSIDIVLGEIDR
- a CDS encoding NADH-quinone oxidoreductase subunit C gives rise to the protein MTTPLMNKEAVFSSMTDHPAIAALRNWKDAAVADAKFAFDELMVTIAPDDIREACRTVQSAGYNFLEDVTCVDWYPTEPRFHVTYHIWSLPLKERLRLRVVLDSVDPSVDSITPVWPSANFYEREVFDLFGVRFNGHPNLRRIMMPDDWEGHPLRKDYPVEGYR
- a CDS encoding NADH-quinone oxidoreductase subunit A, producing MRNPYFWNYLPLMMQALAAVAIGGGMVFASWFIGRHRSSRVKLEAYECGMVAQGDARGRFSVRFYMVAMLFILFDVEAVFMVPWAVIYKHLPQLTGSRLFGFWEMLVYLGFVLVGMFYIIKKGILDWASDKADL
- a CDS encoding radical SAM protein gives rise to the protein MAEEKFAAVYRRAGSPQEYPLAHREAMFPILYPDHTQQPISGKPHLGRLTLNISNMCNLACSYCYADQGRYNAEENLMSPQQVEDVLQRVLDLYGEITVIHFFGGEPLMNLDAIETACSFLLAAVAEGRLPHMPRLALTTNGTWSSPEVLDVLHRWKISLTVSWDGSREIHDHCRPMLSGASSYELLADSLQRFRDHAIPFEIECTYNAYHQRNGISIVDLMDFFYKHTDRKILHISPAFLPRPAKLRMFGSEYVELASLAEDYRAAARVSIQNMTRGEGPILQFAYQVAEHLATRTPAQTYCPAFFTQITVATDGSVYPCFMLAGDPGYCMGNLLDGSFPGPDSARVLRQYFDEFQARPQAWYTCLCEGCIAGEAIVAGNMSEPVFAPIQRAIAEECVLQLAAHLKP
- the thiS gene encoding sulfur carrier protein ThiS, which gives rise to MTFTINGQERDFPALGAGATLDTLIEALALKSDRIAVEHNGTIVRRPEWSGTPVASGDKLEIVHFVGGGSR
- a CDS encoding metallophosphoesterase, translated to MNSKHHSPASFRRVPFPPIQWAALFVLLLPLAVLAQTAARNSGDDGKPTFVISNIAPGADLKIVAYGDMRFTNPRNEVDTSPRVRKWLAEKVGAEKPDLLFLSGDMPFWGSNSDDWDVYREETKSWPENHVRVYPTLGNHELTGDVHQALRNYFSAYPQIEGHRYYSVLAGSVELIALDSLQKIDPESPQFAWLDAQLAHIPPQVDFVFFLLHMPLMADVQSQVVANLPAPEMWELRTYLEQKAALSRARFLVVNGHIHNYERFQHGGVTYLVSGGGGAKPYPVMVRGPQDLYQDTAFPNFHYILLTLRGKRMEATMYRVADPKAETFKLEDKDHFELVAR
- a CDS encoding cytochrome c oxidase subunit 3, with amino-acid sequence MPVTFTRSPIDTERKDTGIGGKPPASRRPTGGGGDGDSWDGQRGRNGPRQLLTRWRLGIFFAMIGDMMFFVAIVSTFFVSQSGGHIDPRTHNYVSTWHPIALPSILWLNTAVLVLSSFTMEMARRQLFREIDVIEEWLGMGHPALRRATPWLAATTLLGVAFLAGQWIAWQQMWTDKLLLASDPARYFFYLITGFHGAHLVIGIAALVAALLSLSFLRRVEYRQIVVDCTAWYWHCMGVFWLFLFALLVSAQ